A window from Musa acuminata AAA Group cultivar baxijiao chromosome BXJ3-10, Cavendish_Baxijiao_AAA, whole genome shotgun sequence encodes these proteins:
- the LOC103968892 gene encoding uncharacterized protein LOC103968892, with product MEDVVTESPPPSRFFQEDLDNFAAPPPPLPPPLLLLDPKLGPDHIRPPLLIVALSAPSLAILHRIPHKILIGTLILPETPLAGNSFEPCPRDRSCYIYAVDHRPASAVLVAVQFPVAAERARAVAKSLLGAIQAERVLIFGSIGSQNYRGRLAVDETLVFKLETVEERSGGQPLVQGVDYLPSGSVMDGLGAAVIAECQMRRAKGTLVATWPANGRSTVVPIIRSLLQGLSIDVGASDADDEFDAGCSFSSRYVSDLYT from the coding sequence ATGGAGGACGTCGTCACCGAGTCGCCGCCGCCCTCGAGGTTCTTCCAGGAAGACCTCGACAACTTCGCCGCTCCACCGCCGCCTCTGCCCCCGCCGCTCCTCCTCCTGGACCCCAAACTCGGGCCGGACCACATCCGCCCTCCCCTCCTCATCGTCGCCCTCTCCGCCCCCTCCCTCGCCATCCTTCATCGGATCCCTCACAAGATTCTCATCGGAACTCTAATCCTGCCGGAGACCCCCCTCGCCGGAAACTCCTTCGAGCCCTGCCCCCGCGACCGCTCTTGCTACATCTACGCTGTCGACCATCGGCCGGCGTCGGCGGTCCTCGTCGCCGTTCAGTTCCCGGTCGCCGCCGAGAGGGCCCGCGCCGTCGCGAAGTCGTTGCTTGGTGCGATCCAGGCGGAGAGGGTCTTGATCTTTGGTTCGATCGGGAGCCAGAACTACAGGGGGCGGTTGGCAGTGGACGAAACCCTAGTTTTTAAACTGGAGACGGTGGAGGAGAGAAGCGGTGGGCAGCCGCTGGTGCAGGGAGTGGATTACTTGCCGTCGGGAAGTGTGATGGATGGCCTCGGGGCGGCAGTTATCGCAGAGTGCCAGATGCGGAGGGCAAAGGGGACGCTGGTGGCAACATGGCCGGCGAATGGTCGATCTACTGTGGTGCCGATCATTAGGTCATTGTTGCAGGGCTTGAGCATTGATGTCGGTGCGTCTGATGCTGATGATGAGTTTGATGCTGGATGCTCGTTTTCTTCTCGATATGTGTCAGATTTGTATACCTGA